A genomic segment from Spinacia oleracea cultivar Varoflay chromosome 3, BTI_SOV_V1, whole genome shotgun sequence encodes:
- the LOC130470231 gene encoding uncharacterized protein, protein MECIHFLSEDAHEYLAKIPPRHWSRHAFTQNCKSNMLLNNLCETFNAVIKDARDKPILTQMEWLRRYMMKRNNDKWEAAKKVEGKFMPYVQTVFDGLEKLARSCIVQQSRDDNYEVQLKGDQCVVDLEQRTCSCYQWELTGIPCVHAFACMLEKRVDPELYVHPYYSKETYLLAYESPIKPMPGPKHWEKVNMRQPLPPAFKVQPGRPKGKKRKLEKGEGKSQVADEAKKPKRKNQCKNCGGFGHYAKTCKIPSTTESRTTMTNVGRPPLQTPWVKEQRKKNEERIARKASSQGAGPNSIANKTFPQEVARQASTSTAPPPRNRTTSKLSLVRSTQ, encoded by the exons ATGGAATGCATTCATTTCCTATCCGAAGATGCGCATGAGTACCTAGCTAAAATTCCCCCCCGTCATTGGTCTAGACATGCATTCACGCAAAACTGCAAGTCCAACATGCTTTTGAACAACTTGTGTGAGACTTTCAATGCAGTGATCAAAGATGCTAGAGACAAACCTATTCTCACTCAAATGGAGTGGTTAAGACGATACATGATGAAAAGGAACAATGACAAGTGGGAGGCAGCAAAGAAAGTTGAAGGGAAGTTCATGCCTTATGTGCAAACTGTGTTTGATGGACTAGAGAAGTTAGCTAGGTCATGCATAGTGCAACAATCAAGAGATGATAATTATGAAGTTCAGTTAAAGGGTGATCAATGTGTGGTTGACTTAGAACAAAGGACTTGCAGTTGTTATCAGTGGGAACTAACCGGGATACCTTGTGTGCATGCTTTTGCTTGTATGCTAGAAAAAAGAGTGGATCCAGAGTTGTATGTTCACCCTTATTACTCTAAGGAGACATACCTGTTAGCATATGAGTCTCCTATTAAGCCTATGCCTGGACCTAAACATTGGGAAAAGGTGAACATGAGACAACCACTCCCACCTGCATTCAAGGTTCAACCCGGAAGACCCAAAGGAAAGAAGAGAAAGCTTGAAAAGGGAGAAGGAAAATCTCAAGTTGCTGATGAGGCTAAGAAACCAAAGAGGAAGAACCAATGCAAGAATTGTGGTGGTTTTGGGCATTATGCCAAGACTTGTAAAATCCCGTCTACAACGGAATCAAGAACGACAATGACAAATGTCGGTAGACCACCACTGCAAACTCCATGGGTCAAAGAACAAAGGAAGAAAAATGAAGAAAGGATTGCAAGGAAG GCTTCTTCTCAAGGGGCGGGGCCAAACAGCATCGCTAACAAGACTTTCCCCCAAGAAGTAGCTAGGCAAGCATCAACAAGCACAGCACCTCCcccaagaaaccgaactacttCTAAGCTTTCATTAGTTAGGAGCACTCAATGA
- the LOC130470214 gene encoding uncharacterized protein, translated as MQSDNTVVIKIRLGGCFVPKSIGKNRHIICWNGGVVFSKKKASISKMSVHFIREAVVHGFMFYNMKVPRNFHVFYKQKGRTFTTGKREIVNVEEVKGLLETVNKEGVLEVFVPSKQIVNPLNDHTSLSTLEPTPRLNEGVSTLEITPKFKTVARKDSAKGKGNLQAEGPGEGIAEVKGKSRAIKKLFDDEENGCGSSSSSEFSDLGIEWEAGEEEGYEDGEEWFRQTTGEILSDINGSFGEDEESDEDGRVVKDPRVQINDNIDCNEVRIQEEIEGDSDELRSLAGDSDEDLDNSPWFNGETDFTKPIKLVEKLKFNNVYVLRKALRVHAIEHRYEFYFLHNDGTRITTRCKKRCGCLYNKKRSRLPKCSCEEGVKCFFKIHATKLVKQETWQIKSLILKHLCMRSMVNNNVTSEYIAERYLEEFRSGAFFRVKQLQERVSNELGIKVGYTKAWIARCIAKLIIYGSASEQYARVWDYGKAVMQNSKGSDVHIVVNGIEQPEPPLFLRMFIGLAPLKDGFVRGCRPIIGVDGCHLKGAYPGQILVAVSKDGNNNIFPLAWATVEIENTETWEWFLECVKSMLRSD; from the coding sequence ATGCAGAGTGATAATACTGTGGTTATTAAAATTAGGTTGGGAGGTTGTTTTGTGCCGAAAAGTATTGGTAAAAATCGACATATAATTTGCTGGAATGGTGGGGTTGTTTTCTCGAAGAAAAAGGCTAGTATTTCTAAGATGTCAGTGCATTTTATTCGGGAAGCTGTCGTGCATGGTTTTATGTTTTATAATATGAAAGTGCCTAGGAACTTTCATGTATTTTATAAACAGAAAGGGAGAACTTTTACAACCGGTAAAAGGGAAATAGTAAATGTTGAAGAAGTGAAGGGACTTTTGGAAACAGTGAATAAGGAAGGTGTTCTTGAAGTTTTTGTTCCTAGTAAACAGATTGTGAATCCCCTAAACGACCATACATCATTATCTACCCTTGAACCCACACCACGGTTAAATGAGGGAGTAAGTACACTAGAAATAACTCCTAAGTTTAAGACGGTTGCAAGGAAAGACAGTGCCAAGGGTAAAGGAAATCTACAAGCAGAGGGTCCAGGGGAAGGGATTGCAGAGGTTAAGGGGAAAAGTAGAGCTATAAAGAAATTGTTTGATGATGAGGAGAATGGATGTGGGTCGTCTTCAAGCAGTGAATTCAGTGACCTTGGCATAGAGTGGGAGGCAGGGGAAGAGGAGGGGtatgaagatggtgaagaaTGGTTTAGGCAAACTACGGGGGAGATTCTGAGTGATATCAATGGTAGCTTTGGGGAGGATGAAGAATCAGATGAAGATGGGAGGGTAGTGAAAGATCCTAGGGTACAGATTAATGATAACATAGATTGCAATGAAGTGAGGATCCAAGAAGAGATTGAGGGTGATTCGGATGAGCTTAGGAGTCTTGCAGGAGATTCTGATGAGGATCTAGACAACAGTCCATGGTTTAATGGAGAAACCGACTTCACAAAACCTATTAAGCTAGTGGAAAAATTGAAGTTCAACAATGTGTATGTACTTAGAAAGGCTTTGAGGGTTCATGCTATTGAGCATAGGTATGAGTTCTATTTCCTACATAATGACGGGACAAGAATTACTACTCGTTGCAAAAAGAGATGTGGTTGtctttataataaaaaaagaagtagGTTGCCTAAGTGTTCTTGTGAGGAGGGTGTGAAGTGTTTCTTTAAGATTCATGCTACAAAGTTGGTGAAGCAAGAAACATGGCAAATTAAAAGTTTGATATTGAAGCACTTGTGTATGAGGAGTATGGTGAATAATAACGTAACTTCGGAGTACATAGCAGAAAGGTACTTGGAGGAATTCAGAAGCGGTGCCTTTTTTAGGGTGAAGCAGTTACAGGAGAGAGTTTCGAATGAGTTGGGGATTAAAGTGGGCTACACTAAGGCTTGGATAGCTAGGTGCATAGCTAAGCTCATTATTTATGGCTCGGCATCCGAGCAGTACGCAAGGGTGTGGGATTACGGTAAGGCTGTTATGCAAAACAGTAAAGGAAGTGATGTTCATATTGTTGTTAATGGGATTGAGCAGCCAGAACCACCCCTCTTTCTTAGGATGTTCATTGGTCTTGCTCCGCTAAAAGATGGGTTTGTAAGAGGTTGTCGGCCTATTATCGGGGTGGATGGATGTCACTTAAAAGGAGCATACCCCGGGCAAATCCTTGTGGCAGTTTCAAAGGATGGAAATAATAACATTTTTCCATTAGCATGGGCCACAGTGGAGATTGAGAACACGGAGACATGGGAGTGGTTCTTGGAATGTGTAAAGAGCATGTTGAGAAGTGATTAA